The genomic window TCGGCCGGATCGGCCGCGCCCACGGCATCAGGGGGGACGTCTTCGTCGAGGTCCGCACCGACGAACCCGAGCTGCGGCTCGGGCCCGGCGCGGTCCTGCTCACCGACCCCGCCACCGTGGGCCCGCTGACCGTGGAGTCCGGCAAGGTGCACAGCGGTCGGCTGCTGATCCGCTTCGCCGGCGTCAAGGACCGCACCGACGCCGAGGCGCTGCGCGGGACCATGCTGATCGCCGAGGTCGACCCGGAGGAGCGGCCGGAGGAGGAGGACGAGTACTACGACCACCAGCTGATCGGCCTGGACGTGGTGCTGCTGGACGGCACCCCGGTCGGCGAGCTGACCGAGGTGGTCCACCTGCCCTACCAGGACCTGCTGACGGTCACCAGGCCGGACGGCACCGAGGTGCTGATCCCGTTCGTCAGCAAGATCGTGCCGACCATCGACCTGGAGAACCAGCGGGCCGTCATCGACCCGCCCGGCGGGCTGATCGACGGCGAGGGGGCCGAGGTGGCCGGCGGACCGGAGGGCGACCGATGACGGCCGCCGACGGGGTCGAGGAGCCCGTGGCCGTGGCCGAGGAGCCGCACGGCATGCGGATCGACGTCGTCACGATCTTCCCCGAGTACCTGGAGCCGCTGAACGTCTCGCTGGTCGGCAAGGCCCGCGCGCGCGGTCAGCTGGACGTGCACCTGCACGACCTGCGCTCCTGGACCCACGACGTGCACCGGACCGTGGACGACACCCCGTACGGCGGCGGCCCCGGCATGGTGATGAAGCCCGAGCCGTGGGGCGAGGCGCTGGACGCGGTCTGCGCCGCCGGGCCGGCCGGGCAGCTGCCGACGCTGGTGGTGCCCACCCCGAGCGGTGTGCCGTTCACCCAGGAGCTGGCCCAGGAGCTGGCCGCCCGACCGTGGCTGGCCTTCGCCCCGGCGCGCTACGAGGGCATCGACCGGCGGGTGATCGAGGAGGCCGCCACCCGGATGCCGGTGGTCGAGGCCTCGATCGGCGACTACGTGCTGGCCGGCGGCGAGGTCGCCGTGCTCGTGATGGTCGAGGCGATCGCCCGGCTGCTGCCCGGCGTGCTCGGCAACGCCGAGTCGCACCGCGACGACTCCTTCGCCCCCGGCGCGATGGCCGACCTGCTGGAGGGCCCGGTCT from Kitasatospora sp. NBC_01250 includes these protein-coding regions:
- the trmD gene encoding tRNA (guanosine(37)-N1)-methyltransferase TrmD, whose product is MRIDVVTIFPEYLEPLNVSLVGKARARGQLDVHLHDLRSWTHDVHRTVDDTPYGGGPGMVMKPEPWGEALDAVCAAGPAGQLPTLVVPTPSGVPFTQELAQELAARPWLAFAPARYEGIDRRVIEEAATRMPVVEASIGDYVLAGGEVAVLVMVEAIARLLPGVLGNAESHRDDSFAPGAMADLLEGPVYTKPAEWRGRAVPEVLLSGNHGKIARWRREQAFTRTLANRPDLVGRWRLSSFDKKEREALSVLGLGWDEERGRFLRVAEAVEE
- the rimM gene encoding ribosome maturation factor RimM (Essential for efficient processing of 16S rRNA), coding for MQLVVGRIGRAHGIRGDVFVEVRTDEPELRLGPGAVLLTDPATVGPLTVESGKVHSGRLLIRFAGVKDRTDAEALRGTMLIAEVDPEERPEEEDEYYDHQLIGLDVVLLDGTPVGELTEVVHLPYQDLLTVTRPDGTEVLIPFVSKIVPTIDLENQRAVIDPPGGLIDGEGAEVAGGPEGDR